A stretch of Enterobacter cloacae complex sp. ECNIH7 DNA encodes these proteins:
- the ybeY gene encoding rRNA maturation RNase YbeY has protein sequence MSQVILDLQLACEDNSGMPDEAQFQKWLDAVIPQFQEESEVTIRLVDEAESHELNLTYRGKDKPTNVLSFPFEAPPGIEMPLLGDLIICRQVVEQEAKEQQKPLEAHWAHMVVHGSLHLLGYDHIEDDEAEEMESLETEIMLALGYEDPYIAEKE, from the coding sequence ATGAGTCAGGTGATCCTCGATTTACAGCTGGCCTGTGAAGACAATTCCGGCATGCCAGATGAGGCACAGTTTCAGAAATGGCTGGATGCCGTTATTCCTCAGTTTCAGGAAGAATCAGAAGTTACGATTCGCCTGGTGGATGAAGCAGAAAGTCATGAGCTTAACCTGACCTATCGCGGGAAAGATAAGCCGACCAACGTGCTCTCTTTCCCGTTTGAAGCGCCTCCGGGCATTGAGATGCCGCTGCTGGGCGATCTGATCATCTGCCGTCAGGTGGTTGAACAGGAAGCGAAAGAGCAGCAAAAGCCGCTTGAGGCCCACTGGGCGCATATGGTGGTACACGGCAGCCTGCATCTGCTCGGCTACGATCACATTGAAGATGACGAAGCGGAAGAGATGGAGTCCCTCGAGACAGAGATAATGCTTGCTCTGGGCTATGAGGATCCGTACATTGCCGAGAAAGA